The Litoribacterium kuwaitense genome has a segment encoding these proteins:
- a CDS encoding S-layer homology domain-containing protein — MKRKLMAVTTAAVIGLQGSFMLAPQEASALSNRQSSDSYHLSPGVEYSKHQYHDGGSNRQAVNVLSVDLTDEFTRLDINLPGRLQTTTNQAKEKHKEGNQVVGATNAAFFNFSSGLPVNLIALNNVLVNRGIIGKDANSPTNTRVAFGVDKDGKGRVHSFQIGMNLDVNGKKMNISQVNGERSEGDTVLYTPAVSSTGTNPWGVEVVVDGIGKSVTSVPFGETVTGTVKKITYNGEGGNATVPRGGFVLSMHGKEAEKYIEGLKEGDDISFTNTINEPWLGAEYVMAAGPMLVDNGRPNITMNTGSSFAKGRHPRTAIGVDKSGENVFMVTIDGRQPGYSSGATLNELANYMISLGAHDAINLDGGGSTAMSIRDLGTFSPALINKPSDGAERGVSATLQAISTAPTGDPETIKFSKEAEGKIVKGTSLDLMFDYALDEYYNTVRVDDSDINYDVTGGVGDISGKTFTATNAGKGKIVARVGDATGEIDVTVVSDFDKLAVTPEALVFGKNASVQLTAQALENNGEELVFDPSTVKWEVEGDVGTIDDNGKFTSGNQAGQGHVIASVGDVTTKVPVQIASGPLPVSSLDSVNGWTASAARAKASISAEKDRKKEGQGSLQIDYDFTGDETGTKTAYAIAKDPLALKGQPRQLGAWVYGDGNTNWLRGVIVDGKGERHTIDFTERDKMNWTGWKYVTADVPKNAPLPLSFERIYIAQPDDKHQDKGTVYVDQLDAIYSDDFTEPVSISFSDLSTSHWAYSYIRDLAAQRVITGFPDGTFKPEASLTRAQAAIMLVRDQGITPGGSANFSDVASSHYAAEEIAAAVDAGLLNGRSETTFAPDAPLKRAELTALLQRAYNVGGEADTNFSDVPSSHWASAVISQLASADIVNGYPDGTFRPERATTRAEFSKLMGSVKN; from the coding sequence ATGAAACGAAAGTTAATGGCCGTGACAACAGCGGCTGTAATCGGCTTGCAAGGGAGCTTCATGCTTGCCCCGCAGGAAGCCTCCGCGTTGTCAAACCGGCAAAGTTCGGACAGTTATCATCTTTCACCGGGGGTAGAATATTCAAAGCATCAGTATCATGATGGAGGGTCCAATCGACAAGCGGTGAATGTCCTAAGTGTTGATTTAACAGATGAGTTTACTAGACTCGATATCAACCTGCCAGGAAGACTACAGACGACGACCAATCAAGCGAAAGAAAAGCATAAAGAAGGCAATCAAGTCGTCGGTGCGACGAACGCCGCCTTTTTTAACTTTTCTTCCGGTTTACCCGTCAACCTAATCGCGTTAAACAACGTCCTCGTCAATCGAGGGATTATCGGGAAAGACGCAAATAGTCCGACGAATACCCGTGTGGCTTTTGGTGTTGATAAAGACGGAAAAGGGCGCGTTCACAGCTTCCAGATTGGGATGAACCTCGATGTGAACGGGAAAAAGATGAACATTTCGCAAGTCAATGGCGAGCGAAGTGAAGGAGATACGGTTCTTTATACGCCTGCTGTCAGCTCCACTGGTACAAATCCGTGGGGAGTTGAAGTCGTCGTTGACGGAATCGGTAAAAGCGTTACGAGCGTTCCATTTGGAGAAACGGTCACAGGTACGGTCAAGAAAATTACATACAATGGCGAAGGCGGTAATGCGACTGTACCCCGAGGCGGCTTCGTCTTGTCCATGCACGGAAAAGAAGCTGAAAAATACATTGAAGGCTTAAAAGAAGGAGACGACATCTCCTTTACGAACACGATCAACGAACCATGGCTCGGCGCGGAATACGTGATGGCTGCGGGACCGATGCTCGTTGATAACGGCAGACCGAACATTACGATGAACACGGGCAGCTCGTTTGCAAAAGGACGCCATCCACGAACTGCGATTGGCGTTGACAAGTCCGGTGAGAACGTATTTATGGTGACGATCGACGGACGTCAGCCAGGCTACAGCTCTGGTGCGACCTTAAATGAGCTGGCGAATTACATGATTTCGCTCGGCGCTCATGACGCGATCAACCTTGATGGCGGCGGCTCTACTGCGATGTCTATACGTGACCTTGGCACGTTTAGCCCTGCACTCATTAACAAGCCATCGGACGGTGCGGAGCGTGGCGTTTCGGCGACCTTGCAGGCGATCTCCACGGCGCCGACCGGAGATCCTGAAACGATCAAGTTTTCCAAAGAGGCCGAAGGAAAAATCGTTAAAGGCACCTCGCTTGATCTCATGTTTGATTATGCTTTAGACGAATATTACAACACAGTTCGCGTAGACGATTCCGATATAAACTACGATGTGACCGGTGGCGTCGGTGACATCTCCGGAAAGACGTTTACCGCGACGAACGCTGGCAAGGGGAAAATTGTCGCCCGTGTTGGTGATGCGACTGGCGAGATTGATGTCACAGTCGTCTCCGACTTTGACAAGCTGGCCGTGACACCGGAAGCGTTAGTCTTCGGAAAAAACGCGAGCGTCCAGCTCACCGCCCAAGCACTTGAAAACAACGGCGAGGAATTGGTATTTGATCCGAGCACGGTCAAGTGGGAGGTTGAAGGTGATGTTGGTACGATCGATGACAACGGTAAGTTCACCTCCGGCAATCAAGCAGGTCAAGGTCATGTCATTGCTTCCGTTGGTGACGTGACGACGAAGGTACCGGTGCAAATTGCGTCCGGGCCATTGCCAGTGTCAAGTCTTGACTCTGTAAACGGCTGGACGGCGTCGGCGGCTCGTGCGAAAGCCTCCATTTCAGCTGAAAAAGACCGTAAAAAAGAAGGTCAAGGTTCCTTACAGATCGATTACGACTTTACGGGCGATGAAACAGGAACAAAAACCGCTTATGCCATTGCGAAAGACCCGCTTGCGCTAAAAGGGCAGCCGCGTCAGCTTGGTGCTTGGGTTTATGGTGATGGAAACACGAATTGGCTGCGTGGCGTCATTGTGGATGGCAAGGGAGAGCGTCACACAATCGACTTTACGGAGCGCGATAAGATGAACTGGACAGGCTGGAAGTATGTGACGGCAGATGTACCGAAGAACGCACCTCTTCCGCTGTCATTTGAGCGCATCTATATCGCACAGCCAGATGACAAGCATCAAGACAAAGGGACGGTGTACGTCGACCAGCTCGATGCCATTTACTCCGACGATTTCACAGAACCCGTGTCAATCTCGTTTTCCGATTTGAGCACAAGTCACTGGGCGTACAGCTACATTCGCGACTTGGCTGCACAGCGCGTGATCACAGGCTTTCCAGACGGCACATTTAAGCCAGAAGCGAGTCTGACCCGTGCGCAAGCTGCGATCATGCTTGTCCGTGATCAAGGGATCACGCCAGGTGGAAGCGCCAATTTCTCAGATGTCGCTTCGAGCCACTATGCAGCTGAAGAAATTGCTGCGGCTGTCGACGCCGGACTTTTGAACGGGCGTTCGGAAACAACATTCGCACCAGATGCGCCGCTCAAGCGTGCCGAGCTCACAGCACTTCTCCAACGAGCGTATAACGTCGGTGGAGAGGCAGACACGAACTTCTCCGATGTGCCTTCCAGCCATTGGGCAAGTGCCGTCATTTCTCAGCTCGCCTCGGCAGATATCGTTAACGGCTATCCAGACGGTACTTTCCGTCCTGAGCGTGCAACGACCCGCGCTGAGTTTTCGAAACTGATGGGCAGCGTGAAAAACTAA
- a CDS encoding CBS domain-containing protein: protein MNVAFFLLPKQEVAFIYHDFTVRQALEKMKYHRYSSIPIVDRDGQYVGTLSEGDLLWHIYETNSTQEELSRQPISAVKRYRYYEPISVDANMEGLFAQAADQNFVPVVDDEGRFIGIIRRSEIINELMLKEKRSGARLETEDRTSLG, encoded by the coding sequence ATGAATGTCGCTTTCTTTCTCCTGCCTAAGCAAGAAGTCGCTTTTATATATCATGATTTTACGGTCAGACAGGCGTTGGAAAAAATGAAGTACCATCGTTATTCCTCAATTCCGATTGTCGATCGGGACGGACAATACGTCGGAACGCTTAGTGAAGGCGATTTGCTTTGGCACATTTATGAAACGAACAGCACGCAAGAAGAATTGAGCCGTCAGCCGATCAGCGCCGTCAAACGATATCGGTACTATGAGCCGATCTCCGTGGACGCCAATATGGAGGGTTTGTTTGCGCAAGCCGCCGATCAAAACTTCGTCCCAGTTGTTGACGATGAAGGTCGCTTCATCGGCATTATTCGCAGAAGCGAAATCATCAACGAACTCATGCTAAAAGAAAAGCGGAGCGGCGCACGTTTAGAAACGGAGGACAGAACATCACTTGGCTGA
- a CDS encoding FAD-dependent oxidoreductase — protein sequence MKKIWLFFSLIGLALTAGCQLGQDDDTYDVIVYGGEPEGVAAAVAAARNGAETLFIAERDGLGGLMTYGMLNYLDVARDMNEAPANAGIFKEWHELVGNKPAFDVEEGKAAFHQLVEAEDHITLWTETELASVQKEGSTLTGLNVVHNGEEKLVEARTFIDSTQDADLSVEAGAPYTVGREDTGLLGTKMAVTLMIHLDHVDWEGVKQAVKEETFGAAEMLHNTAWGFSDLHTEYEPVEENTRLRGLNIALQNDGSVYINALQIFGVDGLDDADKQAAIEKGERETEAIVAFLRDRFPGFEEAEIASVPDELYVRETRHVQSEYQLTIMDVCENKDQWDSVGFGAYPVDVQATGVDDWGIVVCNPTQYAVPFQSFVPLEVDGLLVASRSAGYTSLAAGSARVIPIGMTAAQAAGTAAARLSEEPAERTLREVAHDKVWIGNLQATLIEQGANVYPFDLPHMYEGEWFYPGIQTVMRYGMLKGGYQNDIGAEDPMASGEFHGTFKEILRRTNPKNPPAYPEVAATEGNVTRSEAARVVLLLEGITPGANPWEAARNEGLISGALYSRVNENRTLAKKEVYAIMGEVIERAESKTP from the coding sequence ATGAAAAAAATATGGTTGTTCTTTAGTTTGATCGGTCTAGCTTTGACAGCAGGGTGTCAGCTTGGCCAAGACGATGACACTTATGACGTCATCGTGTATGGAGGAGAGCCAGAAGGCGTAGCTGCAGCCGTAGCCGCCGCGCGAAATGGGGCAGAAACGCTCTTCATTGCGGAGCGGGATGGTCTTGGTGGGCTGATGACCTACGGAATGCTTAACTACTTAGATGTCGCTCGCGATATGAACGAAGCACCGGCAAACGCTGGTATTTTTAAAGAATGGCATGAGCTCGTTGGCAATAAGCCTGCTTTTGATGTAGAAGAAGGAAAAGCAGCCTTTCATCAGCTTGTCGAAGCCGAAGATCATATTACCCTTTGGACGGAGACTGAATTAGCCAGCGTTCAAAAGGAAGGCTCGACGCTGACCGGTTTGAATGTCGTACATAACGGTGAAGAAAAGCTCGTCGAAGCGCGAACGTTCATCGATTCGACACAGGATGCAGATTTATCTGTCGAGGCAGGTGCACCATATACAGTCGGACGTGAGGATACCGGCTTATTAGGGACAAAAATGGCCGTAACGTTAATGATTCATTTAGATCACGTCGACTGGGAAGGTGTAAAGCAGGCGGTGAAGGAAGAGACGTTTGGCGCGGCTGAGATGCTGCACAACACGGCATGGGGGTTTAGTGACCTTCATACCGAATATGAGCCAGTTGAAGAAAATACGCGCTTGCGCGGGTTAAATATCGCCCTGCAAAATGATGGCTCAGTGTACATCAACGCCTTGCAGATTTTCGGCGTCGACGGGCTTGATGATGCGGACAAGCAGGCAGCGATCGAAAAAGGAGAACGGGAAACAGAAGCGATTGTCGCCTTCTTGCGCGATCGATTCCCTGGTTTTGAGGAAGCAGAAATCGCAAGTGTTCCGGATGAGTTGTATGTTCGGGAAACGAGGCATGTGCAATCGGAATATCAGTTGACGATTATGGACGTTTGCGAAAATAAAGATCAATGGGATTCGGTCGGCTTTGGCGCGTATCCGGTAGATGTGCAGGCAACGGGTGTGGATGACTGGGGCATCGTCGTCTGTAACCCGACACAATACGCCGTACCATTTCAGTCATTCGTTCCACTCGAAGTCGACGGTCTGCTCGTCGCCAGTCGTTCCGCTGGCTATACGTCGCTTGCGGCCGGCAGTGCACGGGTCATTCCGATCGGGATGACGGCAGCTCAGGCAGCCGGGACAGCGGCGGCACGGCTTAGTGAAGAGCCTGCTGAACGCACCTTGCGTGAGGTCGCACACGATAAGGTATGGATTGGCAATTTACAAGCGACTTTAATTGAGCAAGGGGCAAACGTTTATCCGTTTGATCTTCCTCATATGTACGAAGGCGAATGGTTCTACCCGGGTATTCAGACGGTTATGCGCTATGGTATGCTGAAAGGAGGCTACCAAAACGATATTGGTGCCGAAGATCCGATGGCTTCAGGAGAGTTCCATGGGACGTTTAAGGAAATTTTACGAAGAACAAACCCCAAAAATCCGCCTGCGTACCCAGAAGTGGCAGCGACGGAAGGAAACGTTACGCGGTCTGAAGCTGCGCGTGTCGTGCTTTTACTAGAAGGGATCACACCCGGCGCTAACCCGTGGGAAGCAGCGCGGAACGAAGGGCTCATTTCGGGGGCGCTTTACAGCCGCGTGAATGAAAATCGCACACTGGCGAAAAAAGAAGTGTATGCTATCATGGGCGAAGTGATTGAACGCGCAGAAAGTAAGACACCGTAA
- a CDS encoding CopG family transcriptional regulator, giving the protein MSKKRISATVSEDFDTKLNERAQKLGVSKSALVSFALGVYMSQLDLLEKNGTSEKDIYDMIRYNFEELSR; this is encoded by the coding sequence ATGAGTAAAAAACGCATTTCGGCGACAGTTTCGGAGGATTTTGACACCAAGCTGAACGAACGCGCCCAAAAACTAGGTGTGAGCAAAAGTGCTCTCGTATCCTTCGCACTTGGCGTCTATATGTCACAGCTCGACCTTCTAGAAAAAAATGGCACATCTGAAAAAGACATTTATGATATGATTCGCTATAACTTTGAGGAATTAAGTCGGTAA